A stretch of Desulfobaccales bacterium DNA encodes these proteins:
- the lepB gene encoding signal peptidase I, with the protein MPASHQNAPSPESPPARKKSLAREYGEALIIAVILALIIRALVVQAFSIPSGSMLPTLQIGDYLLVNKFIYGIRNPFTNKVLIPISRPQRGDVVVFIFPQDPSKDYIKRVVGLPGDRVQIINKKLLINGQPFETPQAVYSDPEVLPPPARPGEPSRDQFGPAVVPPDSYFVLGDNRDHSYDSRFWGFVHLDALRGKAFIIYFSWNGDHSLPVYLAFLKGLRGLFTNFSWDTEAFQVRWARIGTLIR; encoded by the coding sequence ATGCCCGCCAGTCATCAAAATGCGCCCTCCCCGGAGTCGCCCCCGGCCCGGAAGAAGTCCCTGGCCCGGGAATACGGCGAGGCCCTCATCATCGCCGTCATCCTGGCCCTCATCATCCGGGCCCTGGTGGTGCAGGCCTTTTCCATCCCTTCGGGGTCCATGCTCCCCACCCTGCAGATCGGGGATTACCTGCTGGTGAACAAATTCATCTACGGCATCCGCAACCCCTTCACCAACAAGGTCCTCATCCCCATCAGCCGGCCCCAGCGGGGGGACGTGGTGGTCTTCATCTTCCCCCAGGACCCCTCCAAGGATTACATCAAGCGGGTGGTGGGCCTGCCGGGGGACCGGGTGCAGATCATCAACAAGAAACTGCTCATCAACGGCCAGCCGTTCGAGACTCCCCAGGCGGTCTATTCCGATCCCGAGGTGTTGCCGCCTCCGGCCCGGCCCGGGGAGCCCAGCCGGGATCAGTTCGGCCCGGCGGTGGTGCCGCCGGATTCCTACTTCGTCCTGGGCGACAACCGGGACCACAGCTACGACAGCCGCTTCTGGGGCTTCGTGCACCTGGACGCTCTGCGGGGCAAGGCCTTCATCATCTACTTTTCCTGGAACGGGGACCATTCCCTGCCGGTTTACCTGGCGTTTCTCAAGGGGTTACGCGGTCTCTTTACCAATTTCTCCTGGGATACCGAGGCCTTTCAGGTGCGGTGGGCCCGCATCGGCACCCTGATCCGGTGA
- a CDS encoding GYD domain-containing protein, producing MPEPPPPLDRHLAFWHNGATSPGAEGPKGREVMALFLMFGKYSAEGIKGISAQRTQQAEETIRKFGGSVSAMYALLGDKDLLLVTEFPDIGAALKASVALSKLTGIAFSTAPAVTVAEFDRLMAGL from the coding sequence ATGCCCGAACCTCCACCGCCCCTGGACCGCCACCTGGCCTTCTGGCACAATGGAGCGACATCACCCGGGGCAGAAGGCCCCAAAGGGAGGGAGGTCATGGCCCTGTTTCTCATGTTCGGCAAGTATTCGGCGGAAGGCATCAAAGGCATCAGTGCCCAGCGCACGCAACAGGCGGAGGAGACCATCCGGAAGTTCGGCGGCAGTGTGAGCGCCATGTATGCCCTGCTGGGGGACAAAGACCTGCTGCTGGTGACGGAGTTCCCGGATATCGGCGCCGCCCTTAAGGCCTCGGTGGCCTTGAGCAAGCTCACCGGCATCGCTTTTTCCACCGCGCCGGCGGTGACGGTGGCGGAGTTCGACCGCCTCATGGCCGGACTGTGA
- a CDS encoding HDOD domain-containing protein: MSLIPQILRSLKHLPPFPVVAQRALTLVNQPEISIEELVEVVKFDPGITANILRISNSAYFGLRREIHSLHQALLLLGTQELLKIIIASGATRLFANATPGYFQENHGLWRHSISCALMADLLARELAATERTTAFTAGLLHDIGKIVLSLYVEQKFAQIMAVVEKRGIPFQQAEKLVLGISHAEVGGEMARIWDFPDRLRLVIHYHHLDRPEAFADDMVLLVYLADLLVMMFGQDLGNEGLAYDGFPQVLQHFNLRERDLERLLMHFGSSWGEAKVFFGLVGDGHAVQRAHRG; this comes from the coding sequence ATGAGTCTCATTCCTCAGATCCTGCGGTCGCTGAAGCATCTCCCCCCCTTCCCGGTGGTGGCGCAACGGGCCTTGACCCTGGTGAACCAACCCGAGATCAGCATTGAGGAGCTGGTGGAGGTGGTCAAGTTCGACCCGGGCATCACCGCCAACATCCTGCGCATCAGCAACTCCGCCTATTTCGGGTTGCGGCGGGAGATTCACTCCCTGCATCAGGCCCTCCTGCTTCTGGGGACCCAGGAGCTCTTGAAGATCATCATTGCCAGCGGCGCCACCCGGCTCTTTGCCAATGCCACTCCCGGCTACTTCCAGGAGAATCACGGCCTTTGGCGTCATTCCATCAGTTGTGCCCTGATGGCGGACCTCTTGGCCCGGGAACTGGCCGCCACCGAGCGCACTACCGCCTTCACCGCCGGATTGCTCCATGACATCGGCAAGATCGTCCTCAGCCTCTACGTGGAACAGAAATTCGCCCAGATCATGGCGGTGGTGGAGAAACGGGGGATCCCCTTCCAGCAGGCGGAGAAACTGGTGCTGGGAATCAGCCACGCCGAGGTGGGGGGCGAGATGGCCCGCATCTGGGACTTCCCCGACCGCCTGCGGCTGGTGATCCACTACCATCACCTGGACCGGCCCGAGGCCTTTGCCGATGATATGGTGCTCCTCGTCTATCTGGCGGATCTTTTGGTGATGATGTTCGGCCAGGACCTGGGAAACGAAGGCCTGGCCTATGATGGCTTCCCCCAAGTGTTGCAGCACTTCAACCTCCGGGAGCGGGACCTGGAGCGCCTGCTCATGCATTTCGGCAGCTCCTGGGGGGAAGCCAAAGTCTTCTTTGGACTGGTGGGAGACGGCCATGCCGTACAACGTGCTCATCGTGGATGA
- a CDS encoding chemotaxis protein CheX, with protein MLENLKAATFEVFEGMFFLFPEPPLLERPVFQGPGVRAWVPVRGPRTFCIGLTVPEALARKMAVNFLGLSTSEPTPEQIQDVVQEGANMVAGSFLAREGASAAFHLQPPQSRLLDLGSPQFRLSLNHLLLLVDNDGLEVFVEKM; from the coding sequence ATGCTGGAGAACTTGAAGGCTGCGACTTTTGAAGTCTTTGAGGGCATGTTCTTCCTCTTTCCGGAACCCCCGCTGCTGGAGCGGCCGGTCTTCCAGGGCCCAGGGGTGCGGGCCTGGGTCCCCGTGCGTGGTCCCCGCACCTTCTGCATCGGCCTCACCGTGCCTGAGGCCCTGGCCCGGAAAATGGCCGTCAATTTCCTGGGGCTCTCCACCTCGGAGCCCACCCCGGAGCAGATCCAGGATGTGGTCCAGGAAGGGGCCAATATGGTGGCCGGCTCTTTTTTGGCCCGGGAAGGGGCCTCCGCCGCCTTTCATCTGCAGCCGCCCCAATCCCGGCTCCTGGACCTGGGAAGCCCCCAGTTCCGCCTCAGCCTCAATCATCTCTTGCTGTTGGTGGACAATGACGGCCTGGAGGTCTTCGTGGAAAAGATGTGA
- a CDS encoding chemotaxis protein CheW: protein MGEAARSVEQTGLRAREGKYLTFVLAGEDFGLEILKVREIIGMLDITPIPQTPAYVKGVINLRGRVIPVIDLRLKFGLPPMDYGERTCIIVVDVKTAQGPMQMGVVVDAVSEVLNVGTEDLEPPPAFGHDLNHSYILGIAKTKGSIKILLDIDRVLSAEELLGLETLGG from the coding sequence ATGGGAGAAGCGGCGCGTTCTGTGGAGCAGACGGGGCTGAGGGCCCGGGAGGGCAAATACCTCACCTTCGTCCTGGCCGGGGAGGACTTCGGCCTGGAGATCCTGAAGGTGCGGGAAATCATCGGCATGCTGGACATCACCCCCATCCCCCAGACCCCGGCCTACGTCAAGGGGGTCATTAATCTTAGGGGGCGGGTAATACCGGTCATTGATCTCCGGCTGAAATTCGGCCTGCCCCCCATGGACTACGGCGAGCGCACCTGTATCATCGTGGTGGACGTGAAAACCGCCCAGGGGCCCATGCAGATGGGGGTGGTGGTGGACGCGGTCTCCGAGGTCCTCAATGTGGGGACCGAAGACCTGGAGCCGCCCCCCGCCTTCGGCCACGACCTGAACCACTCCTATATCCTGGGCATCGCCAAGACCAAGGGCAGCATCAAGATCCTGCTGGACATCGACCGGGTGCTGTCCGCCGAAGAACTTTTGGGACTGGAGACCCTGGGAGGCTGA
- a CDS encoding rubredoxin translates to MKKYQCEVCGYIYDPAAGDPDGNVPPNTPFENLPADWVCPICGASKDQFSPVD, encoded by the coding sequence ATGAAGAAATACCAATGTGAAGTGTGTGGCTATATCTACGACCCGGCGGCGGGTGACCCGGACGGCAATGTCCCCCCCAACACCCCCTTCGAGAATCTGCCGGCGGATTGGGTCTGTCCCATCTGCGGCGCCAGCAAAGACCAGTTCAGCCCGGTGGACTGA
- a CDS encoding chemotaxis protein CheD, with translation MTVVVGVADMKVSNQANHLLVTHALGSCIGVAVYDPQARVGGLLHYMLPDSSLDPARAAENPFMFADTGIPRLFRECYALGAQKHRLAVKVAGGGQVLGGEEHFQIGRRNYAALRRIFLRNNVLVDNEEVGGAKARTLFLDLATGRVWVKVIGQNLVEL, from the coding sequence GTGACCGTGGTGGTGGGGGTGGCGGATATGAAGGTGAGCAACCAGGCCAATCACCTGCTGGTGACCCACGCCCTGGGGTCCTGCATCGGCGTGGCCGTCTATGACCCCCAGGCCCGGGTGGGAGGCCTGTTGCACTACATGCTGCCGGATTCCTCCCTGGACCCGGCCCGGGCGGCGGAAAACCCCTTCATGTTTGCCGATACGGGTATTCCCCGGCTGTTTCGGGAGTGCTACGCCCTGGGGGCCCAAAAGCACCGGCTGGCGGTGAAAGTGGCCGGCGGCGGCCAGGTTCTGGGGGGCGAGGAGCACTTCCAGATCGGCCGCCGCAACTACGCCGCCCTGCGCCGCATCTTTCTCCGCAACAATGTGCTGGTGGATAACGAAGAGGTGGGGGGCGCCAAGGCCCGGACCCTGTTTCTGGACCTGGCCACCGGCCGGGTGTGGGTCAAAGTCATCGGGCAGAACCTTGTGGAATTATAG
- a CDS encoding response regulator, which yields MPYNVLIVDDSATMRALIRKILAISGFNLGQCFEGANGREGLAILEQHWVDLVLSDIHMPEMDGTAFITALKGHPLWQSIPVVVVSTESREEVLAPFRRLGVAGYIKKPFRPETIRRQLSTLLGEVGTPDAGELEGCDF from the coding sequence ATGCCGTACAACGTGCTCATCGTGGATGATTCCGCCACCATGCGGGCTCTGATCCGGAAAATCCTGGCCATCTCGGGCTTCAACCTGGGTCAGTGTTTTGAAGGGGCCAACGGCCGGGAAGGCCTGGCCATCCTGGAGCAGCACTGGGTGGATCTGGTGCTCTCCGACATCCATATGCCGGAGATGGACGGCACCGCCTTCATCACTGCCCTGAAGGGGCACCCCCTGTGGCAGTCCATCCCCGTGGTGGTGGTGAGCACCGAATCCCGGGAGGAGGTCCTGGCCCCCTTCCGCCGCCTGGGCGTGGCGGGCTACATCAAGAAGCCCTTTCGGCCGGAAACCATCCGGCGGCAGCTGAGCACCCTCTTGGGGGAGGTGGGCACACCCGATGCTGGAGAACTTGAAGGCTGCGACTTTTGA
- a CDS encoding pitrilysin family protein, protein MTAERALDPRAWNPEIAIVPFTLDNGLQLLVLPDATLPVVSVQVHYAVGSRHEAPGITGISHLFEHLMFRGTATLGPEEFSRRLQAKGGEVNAFTTRDHTSYFENLPAEHLELALSLEAERLKHLKLDEENFETERQVVISERKLRCVDSPFGLVEELLFATAYTEHPYRWPIIGWDQDLRRLTLEDCLSFFRRHYQPGEMLILVAGEAQPERVRELVERYFGDLPPGSHDSHRVVEPPQRGERRAVFKKVSQVEALFAGFHTVGLGHPDLYPLMVLAAILSQGRACRFYQEFVRPGRAAELEAEVYPPPWTSADPDLFIIRLVAAPGEPLSRLEADLWESLERLKHEGVTDLELARAKKLLRSQTVQGLAKTFYRGLMVALFHLKAGDGTLANGLLAAYEAVTAADVLRVARQYLREDNRTVVTLRPVSPEESQELGPLF, encoded by the coding sequence ATGACTGCCGAAAGGGCCTTGGACCCCCGCGCATGGAATCCCGAAATCGCCATCGTGCCTTTCACCCTGGATAACGGCCTCCAGCTCCTGGTCTTGCCGGATGCCACCCTGCCGGTGGTGTCGGTGCAGGTGCATTACGCCGTGGGCTCCCGCCATGAGGCGCCGGGAATCACCGGCATCTCTCACCTCTTTGAACACCTCATGTTCCGGGGCACCGCCACTTTGGGGCCGGAGGAGTTCTCCCGGCGGCTGCAGGCCAAGGGGGGCGAGGTCAACGCCTTCACCACCCGGGATCACACCTCGTATTTCGAAAATCTCCCCGCCGAGCACCTGGAGCTGGCCCTGTCCCTGGAGGCGGAGCGCCTCAAACACCTGAAGCTGGATGAGGAGAATTTCGAGACCGAGCGCCAGGTGGTGATCAGCGAGCGCAAGCTGCGCTGCGTGGACAGCCCCTTCGGTCTGGTGGAGGAGCTCCTCTTTGCCACCGCCTACACCGAGCACCCCTACCGTTGGCCCATCATCGGCTGGGACCAGGACCTGCGCCGCCTGACCCTGGAGGATTGCCTCAGCTTCTTCCGGCGCCATTACCAGCCGGGGGAGATGCTCATCCTGGTGGCCGGGGAGGCCCAGCCGGAGAGGGTGCGGGAGCTGGTGGAGCGCTACTTCGGCGACCTACCTCCCGGCTCCCATGACTCTCACCGGGTGGTGGAGCCGCCCCAGCGGGGGGAGCGCAGGGCGGTGTTCAAGAAGGTCTCCCAGGTGGAGGCCCTCTTTGCCGGCTTCCACACCGTGGGGCTGGGGCACCCGGATCTCTACCCCCTCATGGTGCTGGCCGCCATCCTCTCCCAGGGCCGGGCCTGCCGCTTCTACCAGGAATTCGTGCGTCCCGGGCGGGCGGCGGAGCTGGAGGCGGAGGTCTATCCCCCGCCGTGGACCAGTGCGGACCCGGATCTCTTCATCATCCGGCTGGTGGCGGCTCCGGGGGAGCCCCTCTCCCGCCTGGAGGCCGACCTGTGGGAGTCCCTGGAGCGCCTGAAGCACGAGGGGGTCACCGACCTGGAGCTGGCCCGGGCCAAGAAGCTCTTACGCTCCCAGACGGTGCAGGGGTTGGCCAAGACCTTCTACCGCGGCCTCATGGTGGCCCTCTTTCACCTCAAGGCCGGAGACGGCACTCTGGCCAACGGGCTCCTGGCGGCCTACGAGGCCGTCACCGCCGCGGACGTCCTGCGGGTGGCCCGGCAGTATCTCCGGGAGGACAACCGCACCGTGGTCACCCTCAGACCGGTCAGCCCGGAGGAGAGTCAGGAGTTGGGGCCGCTCTTTTAG
- a CDS encoding HAD family hydrolase, with protein MALKLVGFDCDGVLFDSRDANIAFYNSILAHFGRGPMAEPQVEYVHSHTYRESVEYLFQGDPRLPEVLEYCRTLDYRPFIPLMVEMPHLREFLRFLRPRYRTAVATNRTTTTHTVLTHHGLWDCFDLVISALDVAHPKPHPEAFWRILEHFRLQPHEALYIGDSAVDEAFARNAGVRLVAYRNPTLAADFHLESFAEAPALIERLARAG; from the coding sequence ATGGCACTGAAACTGGTGGGCTTTGACTGCGACGGCGTCCTGTTTGATTCCCGGGACGCCAACATCGCCTTTTACAACAGCATCCTGGCCCATTTCGGGCGGGGGCCCATGGCGGAGCCTCAGGTGGAGTATGTTCACAGCCACACCTACCGGGAGTCGGTGGAGTATCTCTTTCAGGGAGACCCCCGGCTGCCGGAGGTCCTGGAGTATTGCCGCACCCTGGATTACCGCCCCTTCATCCCCCTGATGGTGGAGATGCCGCACCTCAGGGAGTTTCTCCGCTTTCTTAGGCCCCGCTACCGCACCGCGGTGGCCACCAACCGCACCACCACCACCCACACGGTTTTGACGCACCACGGCCTGTGGGACTGCTTTGATCTGGTGATCTCCGCCCTGGACGTCGCTCACCCCAAACCCCACCCTGAGGCCTTCTGGCGCATCTTGGAGCACTTCCGCCTGCAGCCGCATGAGGCCTTATATATCGGCGATTCCGCGGTGGATGAGGCCTTCGCCCGCAACGCCGGGGTGCGCCTGGTGGCCTACCGCAACCCCACCCTGGCCGCGGACTTTCACCTGGAGTCCTTCGCCGAGGCCCCGGCCCTGATAGAGCGGCTGGCCCGGGCGGGCTGA
- a CDS encoding ABC transporter substrate binding protein — MALIFGCGRPASQAVVAVGSPDSPRLRQAVKGLEEGLAPRQVQLVTLPPYGEEGAATLRRLRADQPPLFIALGTPVLMMLAPMEKRLPVVFAMVANPYFSNAAWDPKRPEFHQRNVTGLASPPPVAQAVRQATAMVGPRPWGLIYDPLDGAALEVAQTFGQLTKELGLTSYTEESTRPEEDAAALRRLLARGATVLYLPPTTTASRYAGPVLALGRERRVLVVNGHPEVTEPGAILTVTLDYEALGREAAALARRVLAGESPAGIPIQETQPLKIQVDESLVRHWAGYPAPRR; from the coding sequence ATGGCGCTCATCTTTGGCTGCGGCAGGCCCGCCTCCCAGGCCGTGGTGGCCGTGGGCTCCCCGGACTCCCCCCGCCTGCGCCAGGCGGTGAAAGGCCTGGAGGAGGGCCTGGCCCCCCGCCAGGTGCAGCTGGTCACCCTCCCCCCGTACGGTGAGGAAGGGGCTGCGACCTTGCGGCGTCTTAGGGCCGACCAACCCCCGCTCTTCATCGCTCTGGGGACCCCGGTCCTGATGATGCTGGCCCCCATGGAGAAGCGCCTGCCCGTGGTCTTTGCCATGGTGGCCAACCCCTATTTCAGCAACGCCGCCTGGGACCCGAAGCGGCCTGAATTCCATCAGCGCAACGTCACCGGCCTGGCCTCGCCCCCGCCGGTGGCCCAGGCCGTGCGGCAGGCCACGGCCATGGTGGGGCCCCGGCCCTGGGGCTTGATCTATGACCCGCTGGACGGCGCCGCCCTGGAAGTGGCTCAGACCTTTGGGCAGTTGACCAAGGAGCTGGGCCTCACGAGCTATACGGAAGAAAGCACCCGCCCCGAGGAGGATGCGGCGGCCCTGCGGCGTCTTTTAGCCCGGGGTGCCACGGTGTTATATCTGCCTCCCACCACCACGGCAAGCCGCTATGCCGGCCCGGTGCTGGCCTTAGGCCGGGAGCGCCGGGTGCTGGTGGTGAACGGCCACCCCGAGGTCACCGAGCCCGGCGCCATCCTCACCGTCACCCTGGATTATGAGGCCCTGGGGCGGGAGGCCGCGGCTTTGGCCCGGCGGGTGTTGGCCGGCGAAAGCCCGGCGGGCATCCCCATCCAGGAAACCCAACCCCTGAAGATTCAGGTGGATGAGTCCCTGGTTCGCCATTGGGCCGGCTACCCGGCCCCCCGGCGTTGA
- a CDS encoding chemotaxis response regulator protein-glutamate methylesterase, whose protein sequence is MRKTRVLIVDDSAVVRQIFTDLISQTPDLEVCGTAPDPYVARDKIFHERPDVITLDLEMPRMDGLTFLKKLMHYHPLPVVIVSSLTPQGSRMAVEALELGAVEVLGKPGGSFSVGNLADQLLTKIRAAARTRPRPGSSPTPAAAPSAVSLSPLTTTHKVVAIGASTGGTEAIKEILVNLPRNFPGIVIVQHMPPKFTTSFAERLDQLCALEVKEAADGDSVLPGRALLAPGNYHMLLQRSGARYLVRVKSGPPVHHQRPSVDVLFQSVAQAAGSNAVGVILTGMGADGAAGLLAMRQQGAHTIAQDEASCVVFGMPKEAIQRQAAVKVLPLNRIAEELVRHLAQ, encoded by the coding sequence ATGCGCAAGACCAGGGTGTTGATCGTCGATGATTCCGCCGTGGTGCGGCAGATCTTCACCGACCTCATCTCCCAGACGCCGGATCTGGAGGTCTGCGGCACCGCCCCGGACCCCTACGTGGCCCGGGACAAGATCTTCCACGAGCGCCCCGACGTCATCACCCTGGACCTGGAAATGCCCCGCATGGACGGCCTCACCTTCCTGAAAAAGCTGATGCACTACCACCCCCTGCCGGTGGTCATCGTCAGCTCCCTTACCCCCCAGGGCAGCCGGATGGCGGTGGAAGCCCTGGAGCTGGGCGCGGTGGAAGTGCTGGGCAAACCCGGGGGGTCTTTTAGCGTCGGCAACCTGGCGGACCAGCTCCTTACCAAGATCCGGGCCGCGGCCCGCACCCGGCCCCGGCCGGGGTCTTCCCCCACCCCAGCGGCAGCGCCCTCGGCAGTCTCCCTCTCTCCCCTCACCACCACCCACAAAGTGGTGGCCATCGGAGCTTCCACCGGCGGCACCGAAGCCATCAAAGAGATCCTGGTCAATTTGCCCCGGAATTTTCCAGGCATTGTCATCGTGCAGCACATGCCCCCCAAATTCACCACCTCCTTTGCCGAACGCCTGGATCAGCTTTGCGCCCTGGAGGTCAAGGAGGCGGCGGACGGCGACTCCGTCTTGCCCGGCCGGGCCCTCCTGGCCCCCGGGAATTACCACATGCTCCTGCAGCGCAGCGGCGCCCGGTATCTGGTGCGGGTGAAATCCGGCCCCCCGGTGCATCACCAGCGCCCCAGCGTGGATGTGCTCTTTCAGTCCGTGGCCCAGGCCGCGGGCAGCAATGCCGTGGGGGTCATCCTCACCGGCATGGGGGCCGACGGCGCCGCCGGCCTTCTGGCCATGCGCCAGCAGGGCGCCCACACCATCGCCCAGGATGAGGCCTCCTGTGTCGTCTTCGGCATGCCCAAGGAGGCCATCCAGCGCCAGGCCGCGGTCAAAGTCCTCCCCTTGAACCGCATCGCCGAGGAGCTGGTGCGCCACCTCGCCCAATAG
- a CDS encoding protein-glutamate O-methyltransferase CheR encodes MQPQIQGASLPARPEVVAPAALPPLSAREFALIRELVQRHAGIHLSDQKRELVQARLGKILREEGLASFQDYYRRVIHDRSGAELTRLLDAISTNQTAFWRESAHFEFLLRELLPAWRREGRTREGLRFWSAGCSSGEEPYTLAMVLWEALPETEARRCTVWASDLNTQVLATAQRGIYALSRLTPLPPEWRRRHFLKGVGRWEGYVQVKPRLKEMVRFFRHNLTDPLPFTGGVDVIFCRNVMIYFDKETQAEVIRKFYEGLTPGGYLFIGHSESLCNLSHRFAYIRPTIYRK; translated from the coding sequence ATGCAGCCGCAGATCCAGGGAGCTTCCCTCCCGGCCCGCCCGGAGGTCGTGGCCCCGGCGGCGCTGCCTCCCCTTTCCGCCCGGGAATTCGCCCTCATCCGGGAGCTGGTGCAGCGCCACGCCGGCATTCACTTAAGCGACCAGAAGCGGGAGCTGGTGCAGGCGCGGCTGGGGAAGATCCTTCGGGAGGAGGGCCTGGCCAGTTTTCAGGACTATTACCGGCGGGTGATCCATGACCGCAGCGGCGCCGAACTCACCCGGCTGTTGGACGCCATCTCCACTAACCAGACGGCCTTCTGGCGGGAGTCGGCCCACTTCGAGTTTCTCCTGCGGGAGCTTTTGCCCGCCTGGCGCCGGGAGGGCCGGACGAGGGAGGGCCTCCGGTTCTGGAGCGCCGGCTGCTCCAGCGGCGAGGAACCCTACACCCTGGCCATGGTGCTGTGGGAGGCCCTGCCGGAGACCGAGGCCAGGCGGTGTACGGTGTGGGCCTCGGACCTCAACACCCAGGTGCTGGCCACGGCCCAGCGAGGCATCTATGCCTTAAGCCGCCTCACGCCCTTGCCGCCGGAGTGGCGGCGGCGCCATTTCCTCAAGGGCGTGGGCCGCTGGGAGGGCTACGTGCAGGTGAAGCCCCGGCTCAAGGAGATGGTGCGCTTCTTCCGCCACAACCTGACGGACCCCCTGCCCTTCACCGGCGGGGTGGACGTCATCTTCTGCCGGAATGTGATGATCTATTTTGACAAAGAGACCCAGGCAGAGGTGATTCGCAAATTCTACGAGGGCCTCACCCCCGGAGGCTACCTCTTCATCGGACACTCGGAGAGCCTGTGCAATCTCAGCCATCGCTTCGCGTACATCCGCCCCACGATCTATCGGAAATAG